One window from the genome of Calliopsis andreniformis isolate RMS-2024a chromosome 12, iyCalAndr_principal, whole genome shotgun sequence encodes:
- the LOC143186250 gene encoding protein SLC31A2, with amino-acid sequence MHMSFHLGENEIILFDTWNVVDRQGIGWSVIGIILLTSIYEGLKSYDDHLCIHSARFLKSKGKRSRTALLFSKLHLLQTIIHVIRLIIGYFLMLIFMTYNVWLCVAVGIGAALGYWLFAWDRFNGDSNDCCF; translated from the exons ATGCAT ATGTCCTTTCACCTTGgtgaaaatgaaattattttgtttGATACATGGAATGTGGTAGATCGTCAAGGAATTGGGTGGTCAGTAATAGGAATTATTCTCTTAACATCCATCTATGAAGGCTTAAAAAGTTACGA TGATCACCTTTGCATTCATTCAGCACGTTTCTTAAAAAGTAAAGGAAAAAGATCAAGAAC AGCATTACTGTTTTCTAAGCTACACCTTCTTCAAACAATTATTCACGTGATTCGACTGATCATAGGGTATTTCCTTATGTTAATTTTTATGACGTACAATGTCTGGCTTTGTGTCGCCGTAGGAATCGGTGCAGCCCTTGGTTATTGGCTATTTGCTTGGGACAGATTCAACGGTGACAGTAACGACTGTTGCTTTTAG